One region of Intestinimonas massiliensis (ex Afouda et al. 2020) genomic DNA includes:
- the proC gene encoding pyrroline-5-carboxylate reductase has translation MDELILGFIGAGNMNSAILNGVLSQGLVAPGQVWLSNRSEGKLASFRERGVHTTTDNRRVAEQASVIVLGIKPQMFGDVLPRLGCVTAGRCVVSIAAGVSTAYLREMLPGAHVVRAMPNTPLMVGVGATAVAEAPDVPPALFQTVLKLFSAAGEVAVIPEGQMDDIINVNGSSPAWFFRMAEVMVQRAVSVGIDAGTALRLTAKTMEGCAKLLQESGKTPGELRRQVCSPGGTTLASLSAFDELNYEGLMLEAMRRCTQRSRELGR, from the coding sequence ATGGATGAGCTGATTTTGGGCTTTATCGGGGCTGGAAATATGAATTCCGCCATATTGAACGGGGTGCTGTCCCAGGGCCTGGTCGCGCCCGGACAGGTCTGGCTCTCCAATCGCAGTGAAGGCAAGCTGGCCTCTTTTCGGGAACGGGGCGTCCATACGACCACCGACAACCGCCGGGTGGCGGAGCAGGCCAGCGTGATCGTGCTGGGCATCAAGCCCCAAATGTTTGGGGATGTGCTTCCCAGACTGGGCTGTGTGACGGCTGGCAGGTGTGTGGTATCCATCGCGGCGGGCGTTTCCACCGCCTACCTGCGGGAAATGCTGCCCGGCGCCCACGTGGTGCGTGCAATGCCCAACACGCCGCTGATGGTGGGGGTGGGCGCCACGGCGGTGGCGGAAGCGCCGGACGTACCGCCTGCGCTTTTTCAGACGGTGCTGAAGCTCTTTTCCGCGGCTGGCGAGGTGGCGGTGATCCCCGAGGGGCAGATGGACGATATCATCAACGTGAACGGCTCTTCTCCCGCCTGGTTTTTCCGCATGGCCGAGGTCATGGTCCAGCGGGCGGTCTCGGTGGGGATCGACGCCGGTACTGCCCTGCGGTTGACGGCCAAGACCATGGAGGGGTGCGCCAAGCTGCTACAGGAGAGCGGAAAAACTCCGGGAGAGCTGCGCAGACAGGTCTGCTCGCCCGGCGGAACGACGCTGGCCTCTCTTTCGGCCTTCGATGAGCTGAACTACGAGGGTCTCATGCTGGAGGCCATGCGCCGCTGCACCCAGCGATCCAGGGAGCTGGGCCGGTAA
- a CDS encoding Nif3-like dinuclear metal center hexameric protein, with the protein MATVNEIYAFVDQLAPFSYQMSFDNAGFLVGRGGRQVTRILVSLDITEEVVREASEWKAELIVSHHPVIFHPARSVTDQDPTGRILLALAEGGIAAVCAHTNLDAVAGGVNDALARAVGLTEIEMLQTSGVDENGAPYGIGRVGVLKGKTVVTLADYAAQVKTALQANGVRYVDAGRPIRRVAVGGGACGDLMGDALAQGCDTFITSDVKYNGFLDARALGLNLIDAGHFPTENVICPVLAERLKRAFPGLEVRISAVHGEVFSYL; encoded by the coding sequence ATGGCAACGGTAAATGAAATCTATGCATTTGTGGATCAACTGGCTCCGTTTTCCTATCAGATGTCGTTTGACAACGCAGGCTTTCTGGTGGGCAGGGGAGGGCGGCAGGTAACGCGCATTCTAGTTTCTCTGGACATCACGGAAGAGGTGGTGCGGGAGGCGTCGGAGTGGAAGGCGGAGCTCATCGTCTCTCACCATCCCGTTATTTTTCATCCCGCCCGCTCGGTGACCGATCAGGACCCCACGGGACGCATTCTGCTGGCTCTGGCCGAGGGCGGCATCGCCGCCGTCTGCGCCCACACCAACCTGGATGCCGTGGCCGGGGGTGTCAACGACGCCTTGGCCCGGGCCGTAGGCCTGACGGAAATTGAAATGCTTCAGACCAGCGGCGTGGATGAGAACGGCGCCCCCTATGGGATCGGCAGGGTAGGGGTGCTGAAAGGAAAGACAGTTGTCACGCTGGCAGACTATGCCGCCCAGGTGAAAACGGCTTTGCAGGCTAACGGCGTGCGCTACGTGGACGCCGGACGGCCGATCCGCCGGGTGGCGGTGGGCGGCGGTGCCTGCGGCGATCTGATGGGGGACGCCCTCGCCCAGGGATGCGATACCTTTATCACCTCGGATGTAAAATATAACGGCTTCCTGGATGCCAGGGCGCTGGGGCTCAACCTGATCGACGCGGGACATTTTCCAACGGAAAACGTGATTTGCCCGGTGCTGGCGGAGCGTCTGAAACGGGCCTTTCCGGGCCTTGAAGTGCGGATTTCAGCCGTCCATGGCGAGGTTTTTTCCTATTTATAA
- the glmM gene encoding phosphoglucosamine mutase, with the protein MGRLFGTDGIRGVVNAGLDAELAYKVGLAAAQVLSEEKKDGRPLFTIGKDTRISCDLLKGALIGGLCSAGADVLDLGTIPTPAVAWVTLDEKADAGIVISASHNPFEHNGIKIFNGQGFKLSDELEEKIEDIILNGTNKVPRKTHGEIGRVHYVAPKASEDYIDHLVSTVDSDLAGLRILVDCANGAASATAARLFDRFSDLHTDVINADPDGVNINAGCGSTHLEGLAAMVQAGGYDLGVAFDGDADRCLLVSERGETIDGDQIMAVCGRWLQEQGKLTGGTVVATVMSNIGLHRFVRENGMQVVCTDVGDRNVLECMVANGYRLGGEQSGHMIFLEHATTGDGELTALQFLSLLHSAGVPASRLVADCRQYPQVLVNVAVTDNAQKRSIMASEALRAAVAEQEAVLGENGRVLVRPSGTEALIRVMVEAQSEETAQTSAELLANVIKRL; encoded by the coding sequence ATGGGTAGACTGTTTGGCACAGACGGTATCCGCGGCGTGGTCAACGCCGGCCTGGACGCCGAGCTGGCCTATAAAGTGGGCCTCGCCGCCGCGCAGGTCCTCTCAGAAGAGAAGAAGGACGGAAGGCCGCTGTTCACCATCGGCAAGGATACGCGCATCTCCTGCGACCTGCTGAAAGGGGCGCTGATTGGGGGGCTGTGCTCCGCCGGGGCCGACGTGCTGGATCTGGGAACCATCCCTACCCCGGCAGTGGCCTGGGTGACGCTGGATGAGAAGGCCGACGCCGGCATCGTCATCTCCGCTTCGCACAACCCCTTTGAGCACAATGGCATTAAGATCTTTAACGGGCAGGGCTTCAAGCTCTCCGACGAGCTGGAGGAAAAAATTGAGGATATCATCCTGAACGGCACCAACAAGGTCCCCCGCAAGACCCACGGGGAGATCGGACGAGTCCATTATGTGGCCCCCAAGGCGTCGGAGGATTATATCGACCACCTGGTGTCCACGGTGGACTCGGATCTGGCCGGCCTGCGCATCCTGGTGGACTGCGCCAACGGCGCGGCCTCGGCTACAGCCGCCCGGCTGTTTGACCGTTTCTCCGATCTGCATACGGACGTCATCAATGCCGACCCGGACGGCGTGAACATCAACGCCGGGTGCGGCTCCACCCATCTGGAGGGCCTGGCCGCCATGGTCCAGGCAGGAGGCTATGATCTGGGCGTGGCTTTCGATGGCGACGCAGACCGTTGCCTGCTGGTCAGTGAGCGGGGCGAGACCATTGACGGCGACCAGATCATGGCGGTCTGCGGCCGCTGGCTGCAGGAGCAGGGGAAGCTCACGGGCGGTACCGTGGTGGCCACGGTCATGTCCAACATCGGTCTGCACCGCTTTGTCCGTGAAAACGGGATGCAGGTGGTCTGTACCGACGTAGGGGACCGCAACGTACTGGAGTGCATGGTTGCCAACGGATATCGGCTGGGAGGCGAACAGTCCGGCCATATGATCTTCCTGGAGCACGCCACCACCGGCGATGGAGAACTGACGGCTCTGCAATTTCTCAGCCTGCTCCACAGCGCGGGAGTGCCCGCCTCCCGCTTGGTGGCCGACTGCAGGCAGTATCCCCAGGTGCTGGTCAATGTGGCGGTGACCGATAACGCCCAGAAGAGGTCCATTATGGCGTCCGAAGCGTTGCGGGCGGCCGTGGCGGAGCAGGAGGCGGTGTTGGGGGAGAATGGCCGTGTACTGGTGCGTCCCTCCGGCACGGAGGCACTCATACGCGTTATGGTGGAGGCCCAGAGCGAGGAAACGGCCCAAACGTCGGCGGAACTCTTGGCAAATGTCATAAAAAGGCTGTGA
- the xerD gene encoding site-specific tyrosine recombinase XerD, producing the protein MDVLKDYEVFLTTEKKASANTLSSYLRDVRQFAAYLEREERALDDVTQSDVERYVKYLVSKGKSVSTVTRAVASLKSFYAYMVHAGRLSVNPARSVVPDKVQRKLPQILTSKEVELFLDQPECIDAKGYRDHAMLELLYATGIRVTELIDLNVDNLNLSGGFLRCEGRGKERIIPLYPAAVRALNDYLRDVRPQLVEDPEETALFLNMNGRRMSRQGFWKIIKHYQEKAGIKKDITPHTLRHSFAAHLLENGADLRSIQEMLGHADISSTQIYAQLVKQKLKDVYIKAHPRA; encoded by the coding sequence TTGGACGTTCTGAAGGACTATGAGGTATTTCTTACAACCGAAAAAAAGGCTTCTGCCAATACCCTGAGCTCTTATCTGAGGGACGTTCGGCAGTTTGCGGCCTACCTGGAGCGGGAGGAACGTGCGCTGGACGACGTAACGCAGAGCGATGTGGAGCGCTACGTCAAGTACCTCGTCAGCAAGGGCAAGTCGGTCTCCACCGTCACCCGCGCAGTGGCCTCCCTGAAGTCGTTTTACGCCTATATGGTCCATGCGGGCCGGCTTTCGGTCAATCCGGCCCGAAGCGTGGTCCCGGACAAGGTGCAGCGTAAGCTGCCCCAGATCCTGACCAGCAAGGAAGTGGAGCTTTTCCTGGACCAGCCGGAGTGCATTGACGCCAAGGGCTATCGGGACCATGCCATGCTGGAGCTCCTCTATGCCACGGGCATCCGGGTCACCGAGCTCATCGACCTGAATGTGGACAATCTCAACCTGTCCGGCGGGTTTCTCCGCTGTGAGGGGAGGGGGAAGGAACGGATCATCCCCCTGTATCCGGCGGCGGTCCGGGCCCTGAACGACTATCTCCGCGACGTGCGCCCGCAACTGGTGGAGGACCCGGAGGAGACCGCCCTGTTCCTCAATATGAACGGCAGGCGTATGTCCCGGCAGGGCTTTTGGAAGATCATCAAGCACTATCAGGAGAAGGCCGGCATCAAAAAGGACATTACCCCGCATACCCTGCGCCATTCCTTTGCCGCCCATCTGCTGGAAAACGGGGCGGACCTGCGTTCCATCCAGGAGATGTTGGGACATGCAGACATCTCATCCACCCAGATTTATGCCCAACTGGTCAAACAGAAGCTGAAGGACGTATACATCAAGGCCCACCCCAGGGCATGA
- the ruvA gene encoding Holliday junction branch migration protein RuvA — MFYYLKGTVAHMAPYLAVVDCGGVGYACRTTHNTLARLKVGESAKLYTHLYVREEIFELYGFATEEEKNCFLELIGVSGVGPKAALSILSSTSPEGLAMSIITGDEKALTVAPGIGKKIAQRIILELKDKLAKGQMTAGGEPYGGTGVTIIPENKSTEAAAALAVLGYSTQEVSVALKGIDVENLKLEDVIKQALKKMVK, encoded by the coding sequence ATGTTTTATTATTTGAAGGGGACGGTGGCCCATATGGCCCCCTATCTGGCGGTTGTGGACTGCGGCGGGGTGGGCTACGCCTGCCGCACCACCCACAATACCCTGGCCCGGCTCAAGGTGGGGGAGAGCGCCAAGCTCTACACCCACCTCTATGTGCGGGAGGAGATCTTCGAGCTTTACGGCTTCGCCACGGAGGAGGAGAAGAACTGCTTCCTGGAACTCATCGGTGTGTCCGGCGTGGGTCCCAAGGCGGCCCTGTCCATCCTGTCCTCCACCTCGCCGGAGGGGTTGGCGATGAGCATCATCACCGGGGATGAAAAAGCCCTCACCGTGGCGCCGGGCATCGGAAAGAAGATTGCACAGCGCATCATATTGGAGCTGAAGGACAAGCTGGCCAAGGGGCAGATGACGGCGGGCGGGGAGCCCTACGGCGGTACCGGCGTGACCATCATTCCGGAGAACAAATCCACTGAGGCCGCCGCCGCCCTGGCGGTGCTGGGCTACAGCACCCAGGAGGTCTCCGTGGCCCTGAAGGGCATTGACGTGGAGAATCTCAAGCTGGAGGACGTCATCAAGCAGGCCCTGAAAAAGATGGTGAAATAG
- the ruvC gene encoding crossover junction endodeoxyribonuclease RuvC, which translates to MVILGIDPGFAIVGFGVLEAERGTTRLIRCGTITTPAGQPLPARLLQISNDMSELLTVFQPDAMAVEELYFNNNVTTGISVAQARGVILTEAERQAVPIFEYSPSEVKLAVAGYGKAEKRQVMEMTRRLLALRAVPRPDDAADAVAIALCHARSRTSRLQSPEAARPGSGRYEVRKK; encoded by the coding sequence ATGGTCATTTTAGGGATTGACCCCGGCTTTGCCATTGTGGGATTCGGGGTTTTGGAGGCAGAGCGGGGGACTACGCGCCTGATCCGGTGCGGGACCATCACCACCCCCGCCGGACAGCCTCTGCCAGCCCGACTGCTGCAAATATCCAACGATATGAGCGAATTGCTGACGGTGTTCCAGCCGGATGCCATGGCGGTGGAGGAGCTCTATTTCAACAACAACGTGACCACCGGCATCAGCGTGGCCCAGGCGCGGGGCGTCATTCTGACCGAGGCGGAGCGGCAGGCCGTGCCGATCTTTGAGTACAGCCCGTCGGAAGTCAAGCTCGCGGTGGCGGGTTATGGAAAAGCGGAAAAGCGGCAGGTTATGGAGATGACCAGGCGGCTTCTGGCACTCCGCGCCGTTCCGCGGCCGGACGACGCGGCGGACGCAGTGGCCATCGCCCTGTGCCACGCCCGCTCCCGTACCTCCCGCCTGCAAAGCCCCGAAGCTGCCCGGCCGGGCAGCGGGCGCTATGAAGTACGAAAGAAATAG
- the ruvB gene encoding Holliday junction branch migration DNA helicase RuvB: MSIDFSSEGFETEQPLVTTSLLREDEGEYSLRPKTLSEYIGQKKAKGNLEIFIQAAKMRHEPLDHVLLHGPPGLGKTTLSGIIANEMGVNIRITSGPAIEKPGDLAALLTNLNENDILFVDEIHRLNRSVEEILYPAMEDYAIDIIIGKGPSANSIRLDLPKFTLIGATTRAGQLSAPLRDRFGVTLRLELYTPEELCLIVTRSAGILGVPIEDEGAMEIAKRSRGTPRIANRMLRRVRDFAQVKAGGVITRSVADQALTALEVDHLGLDTIDRRMLRSIIEHYGGGPVGLETLAATINEEAVTLEDVYEPYLMQMGFLTRTPRGRCVTKKAYGHLGLAYFGQEQMELS, from the coding sequence TTGAGCATCGACTTTTCCAGCGAGGGCTTTGAGACGGAGCAGCCTCTGGTAACCACCTCGCTGCTGCGGGAGGACGAGGGGGAATACTCCCTCCGCCCCAAGACCCTGAGCGAATACATTGGCCAGAAGAAGGCCAAGGGAAACCTGGAGATCTTTATCCAGGCGGCCAAAATGCGCCATGAGCCCCTGGACCATGTGCTGCTGCACGGACCCCCGGGGCTGGGCAAGACCACCCTCAGCGGTATCATTGCCAACGAGATGGGGGTCAATATTCGCATTACCTCCGGGCCTGCCATCGAAAAGCCCGGCGACCTGGCGGCCCTGCTGACCAACCTGAACGAAAACGACATCCTCTTTGTGGACGAGATCCACCGGCTTAACCGCTCGGTGGAGGAGATTCTCTACCCGGCCATGGAGGACTACGCCATCGACATCATCATCGGCAAGGGGCCTTCGGCCAACTCCATCCGTCTGGACCTGCCAAAATTCACCCTGATCGGGGCTACCACCCGGGCGGGCCAGCTCTCCGCGCCGCTCCGGGACCGGTTCGGCGTCACCCTGCGTCTGGAGCTCTACACCCCGGAGGAGCTTTGCCTCATCGTCACCCGCTCCGCCGGTATCCTGGGTGTCCCCATCGAGGACGAGGGGGCCATGGAGATCGCCAAACGCAGCCGAGGCACGCCCCGGATCGCCAACCGGATGCTCCGGCGGGTGCGGGATTTTGCCCAGGTCAAGGCCGGCGGCGTCATTACCCGCTCCGTGGCCGACCAGGCCCTGACCGCCCTGGAGGTGGACCACCTGGGGCTGGACACCATCGACCGCCGGATGCTCCGCAGCATCATTGAGCACTACGGAGGTGGCCCCGTAGGCCTGGAGACCCTGGCCGCCACCATCAACGAGGAGGCCGTCACTCTGGAGGATGTCTACGAGCCGTATTTGATGCAGATGGGCTTCCTCACCCGCACCCCCAGAGGGCGGTGTGTCACCAAAAAAGCATACGGACATCTGGGCCTGGCCTATTTTGGCCAGGAGCAGATGGAGCTATCATGA
- a CDS encoding zinc-ribbon domain containing protein, with translation MYEDKTLVCKECGQEFVFTAGEQEFYAERGFQNEPQRCKSCRDARKQAARGPREYFTATCAACGGEAKVPFEPKSDRPVYCSECFARMREQG, from the coding sequence ATGTACGAAGACAAGACTTTAGTGTGCAAGGAATGTGGCCAGGAGTTCGTGTTCACCGCTGGTGAGCAGGAGTTCTATGCCGAGCGCGGCTTCCAGAACGAGCCCCAGCGCTGCAAGTCCTGCCGTGATGCCCGCAAGCAGGCCGCCCGCGGCCCCCGCGAGTATTTCACTGCGACCTGCGCTGCCTGCGGCGGCGAGGCCAAGGTTCCCTTCGAGCCCAAGTCCGATCGGCCTGTCTACTGCAGCGAGTGCTTTGCTCGTATGCGTGAGCAGGGCTAA
- a CDS encoding EFR1 family ferrodoxin (N-terminal region resembles flavodoxins. C-terminal ferrodoxin region binds two 4Fe-4S clusters.): MERQVHAMYFSATGTTEKVVTAIADHIARTWNGTAALRFDFTLPAARQAVKAFGDGDLVIFGVPVYAGRVPNVLLNYLRTVEGGGALAVPVVCYGNRNFDDSLVELRDLLEADGFRTVAAGAFIGEHSFSTTLAAGRPDQADLERAARFADGILEKLSKPLGEYIPIPVEGQIPYRPYYVPKDRNGNPVNILKDKPKVHDTCNDCGLCAKVCPMGSISPENVREYTGICIKCGACVKKCPVHARYYDSYNYLYHKEELELGFARRAEPALFF, encoded by the coding sequence ATGGAACGCCAGGTCCACGCCATGTACTTCAGCGCCACCGGCACCACCGAAAAAGTCGTAACCGCCATCGCCGACCATATCGCCCGCACGTGGAACGGCACGGCTGCCCTGCGCTTCGACTTCACGCTGCCCGCCGCCCGTCAGGCTGTCAAGGCCTTTGGAGACGGGGATCTCGTCATTTTCGGCGTACCGGTCTATGCCGGTCGGGTCCCCAACGTACTGCTCAACTACCTGCGCACGGTGGAGGGCGGCGGCGCACTGGCCGTCCCCGTGGTCTGCTATGGCAACCGCAATTTCGACGACAGCCTGGTAGAGCTCCGGGACCTGCTGGAGGCGGATGGCTTCCGCACGGTGGCAGCCGGAGCATTCATCGGGGAGCACTCCTTTTCCACCACCCTGGCGGCCGGCCGCCCCGACCAGGCCGACCTGGAACGGGCCGCCCGCTTTGCCGACGGCATCCTGGAAAAGCTGTCAAAGCCCCTGGGGGAGTACATACCCATCCCGGTAGAGGGACAAATCCCCTACCGACCCTACTATGTGCCCAAGGACCGCAACGGAAACCCGGTCAATATCCTGAAGGACAAGCCCAAGGTACACGACACGTGCAATGACTGCGGCCTCTGCGCCAAGGTCTGCCCTATGGGCTCCATCAGCCCTGAAAACGTACGGGAGTATACCGGCATCTGCATCAAGTGCGGCGCCTGCGTCAAAAAGTGCCCGGTCCACGCCCGGTACTATGACAGCTACAACTATCTCTACCACAAAGAAGAGCTGGAACTGGGTTTTGCCCGGCGGGCCGAGCCCGCACTGTTCTTCTGA
- a CDS encoding YebC/PmpR family DNA-binding transcriptional regulator, whose product MSGHSKWHNIQKTKGAADAKRSQIFTKIAREMIVAVKQGGSGDPNNNSRLATVVAKAKAANMPNDNIKRTIDKALGSGNADSYESVVYEGYGPSGVAVIVEALTDNRNRTAPEVRHLLDKYGKGLGATGCVSWSFDQKGVIVIEKEDLDEDTVMMDALDAGADDMDASDDECFEITTTPDGFGTVLAALEEKGYSFVSAKVEMVPQNYVKLESEEDIKNMEKLIDLLEENEDVQNVYHNWEQE is encoded by the coding sequence ATGTCTGGACACTCCAAGTGGCACAATATTCAGAAAACCAAGGGCGCGGCGGACGCCAAGCGCTCTCAGATTTTCACCAAAATCGCCCGCGAGATGATCGTGGCGGTCAAGCAGGGCGGCAGCGGCGACCCCAACAACAACTCCCGGCTGGCCACCGTCGTGGCCAAGGCCAAGGCCGCCAATATGCCCAACGACAACATCAAGCGCACCATCGACAAGGCTCTGGGCTCCGGCAATGCCGACAGCTACGAGAGCGTGGTGTATGAGGGCTATGGTCCCTCCGGTGTGGCCGTCATCGTGGAGGCACTCACCGATAACCGCAACCGCACCGCTCCCGAGGTGCGCCATCTGCTGGATAAGTACGGCAAGGGGCTGGGCGCCACCGGCTGTGTCTCCTGGTCCTTTGATCAGAAGGGCGTCATCGTCATCGAAAAGGAAGATCTGGACGAGGACACCGTTATGATGGACGCGCTGGATGCCGGGGCCGACGACATGGATGCCTCCGACGACGAGTGCTTTGAAATCACCACCACCCCTGACGGCTTCGGCACCGTGCTGGCGGCGCTGGAGGAGAAGGGATACAGCTTCGTTTCCGCTAAAGTGGAGATGGTCCCTCAGAACTATGTCAAGCTGGAGAGCGAAGAGGATATCAAAAACATGGAGAAGCTCATCGACCTTCTGGAAGAGAACGAGGATGTCCAGAACGTGTACCATAACTGGGAGCAGGAATAA
- a CDS encoding tRNA (adenine(22)-N(1))-methyltransferase, with translation MLTPRLLALSRQVPRGARFADVGTDHARLPVWLLEQGVIEQAIATDLREGPLQRARQTAARHGLTERISFRLGDGLAPVRPEEADVIAVAGMGGETIASILETAAWTREGEHTFLLQPMTSVPDLRLWLAGHGFSIQREELIREGETLYHTMQARPGPMSALSPGEAWAGRQYRGMDSPWRTEYLTLLLNRTSRALEGLRRSTKPGDAGRLEELTERYADLARMKEEWDKWQR, from the coding sequence ATGCTGACGCCGCGGCTGCTGGCCCTGTCCCGTCAGGTGCCCCGGGGCGCACGCTTTGCCGACGTGGGGACCGACCACGCCCGGCTCCCGGTCTGGCTGCTGGAGCAGGGTGTAATTGAGCAGGCGATTGCCACCGATCTGCGGGAGGGGCCCTTGCAGCGGGCGCGCCAGACGGCTGCCCGGCACGGCCTGACGGAGCGGATCTCCTTCCGGCTGGGAGACGGCCTTGCGCCGGTACGGCCGGAAGAGGCGGATGTGATTGCCGTTGCCGGGATGGGCGGGGAGACCATCGCCTCTATCCTGGAGACCGCGGCTTGGACCCGGGAGGGGGAACATACCTTCCTGCTTCAGCCGATGACCTCTGTGCCGGACCTGCGGCTCTGGCTGGCGGGGCACGGCTTTTCCATCCAGCGGGAGGAACTGATCCGGGAGGGGGAGACCCTGTACCATACCATGCAGGCGCGCCCCGGCCCGATGTCGGCGCTGAGTCCGGGCGAAGCCTGGGCCGGACGGCAATACCGGGGTATGGACAGCCCCTGGAGGACAGAGTATTTGACTCTGCTGCTCAACCGTACCAGCCGCGCCCTGGAGGGGCTGCGCCGCTCCACCAAGCCGGGAGACGCGGGGAGGCTGGAGGAACTCACCGAGCGGTACGCCGATCTGGCACGGATGAAAGAGGAGTGGGACAAATGGCAACGGTAA
- a CDS encoding DUF1858 domain-containing protein, translated as MAQITKDTIIGDILDIAPETAPIFLSIGMHCLGCPSSRGETVEQACMVHGVDVNALLEKVNSVLAAVK; from the coding sequence ATGGCTCAGATCACCAAAGATACCATCATCGGCGACATTCTGGATATCGCCCCCGAGACGGCTCCCATTTTCCTGTCCATCGGCATGCACTGCCTGGGCTGCCCCTCCTCCCGCGGCGAGACCGTGGAGCAGGCCTGCATGGTCCACGGCGTGGACGTGAACGCTCTGCTGGAAAAGGTCAATTCCGTGCTGGCGGCTGTGAAGTAA
- a CDS encoding sigma-70 family RNA polymerase sigma factor, with the protein MKSVYTTQNPTADEALCSLAASGDRIAEEALVMRYNRLVRVCARPYFLAGGDSEDLIQEGMVGLLNAIREYDPGKGSSFRTYAETCIRNRILSAIRAAARDKHTPLNHYVSYETPLLDGNTDSYPLSASRQPQQNPEDMLISREERRERLGTLKGQLSGFEAQILDLYLRGLSYVEIASEVDRSPKAVDNAVQRIRRKVAQHLSSGDFSQG; encoded by the coding sequence ATGAAATCAGTTTACACCACCCAGAATCCAACTGCAGACGAGGCGCTGTGTTCGTTGGCCGCATCAGGCGACCGCATCGCAGAGGAAGCCCTTGTGATGCGTTACAACCGCCTGGTGCGTGTTTGTGCCCGGCCCTATTTTCTGGCCGGGGGCGACAGCGAGGACCTCATCCAGGAGGGCATGGTGGGACTGCTCAACGCGATTCGGGAGTACGACCCTGGTAAGGGAAGCTCCTTTCGCACCTATGCCGAAACCTGCATTCGAAATCGCATTCTCTCCGCCATTCGGGCGGCAGCCAGAGATAAGCATACCCCGCTCAATCACTATGTCTCTTACGAAACCCCTCTTTTAGATGGGAACACCGACAGTTATCCACTCAGCGCATCCCGGCAGCCTCAGCAGAACCCTGAGGATATGTTGATCAGCAGGGAAGAGCGACGGGAACGGCTGGGGACGCTCAAGGGGCAGTTATCCGGCTTCGAAGCACAAATTCTGGACCTCTACCTGCGCGGTCTATCCTATGTGGAGATCGCGTCAGAGGTCGACCGGTCCCCGAAAGCGGTGGACAACGCTGTGCAGCGCATTCGGCGCAAGGTGGCGCAGCACCTTTCATCTGGCGATTTCAGCCAAGGCTGA